In a single window of the Eriocheir sinensis breed Jianghai 21 chromosome 61, ASM2467909v1, whole genome shotgun sequence genome:
- the LOC126986384 gene encoding ATP synthase subunit beta, mitochondrial-like isoform X42, which produces MYRVTGVIQSQGRVVVAAWRGGAGAVRVVPSAAPRAVHTSAPARDKKGSKVPPLRDATGRPVATPEVKRAAAKVAGWKDTWDVPKASQKSQAGTQQGGSLRDIIQAHPEVLRPSSKQASSSSDSDAPTPRRPTRGASPTKAAAGKAKAAKKGISEVAAVKESVVNARNSKNGVAKKTPTAAAASGEAAVKEAAPKTEAAKEAAPKPEAAKEAAPKPEAAKEAAPKPEAAKEAAPKPEAAKEAAPKPEAAKEAAPKPEATAVKEAVPEATAVKEAVPEATAVKEAVPEATAVKEAVPEATAMKEAVPEAVTVKEAVPEATAMKEAVPEVTAVKEATTAAAVEPPGVPGVEATVEEAAVAEDTAGPSLAAAAAGAVAADVPLSTLSEQGTVGGGRVVAVIGAVVDVAFEGTLPPILSALEVTNRHPRLVLEVAQHLGGNTVRTIAMDGTEGLVRGQEVRDSGGPISIPVGAATLGRIINVIGEPIDERGPILAASRAAIHAEAPEFSEMSVEQEILVTGIKVVDMLAPYSKGGKIGLFGGAGVGKTVLIMELINNVAKAHGGYSVFAGVGERTREGNDLYHEMIESGVISLTDDTSKVALVYGQMNEPPGARARVALTGLTVAEYFRDQEGQDVLFFVDNIFRFTQAGSEVSALLGRIPSAVGYQPTLATDMGSMQERITTTTKGSITSVQAIYVPADDLTDPAPATTFAHLDATTVLSRGIAELGIYPAVDPLDSTSRIMDPNIIGPRHYSTARGVQKILQDYKSLQDIIAILGMDELSEEDKLTVSRARKVQRFMSQPFQVAEVFTGYEGKFVSLEETIRSFEEILAGKHDNLPEAAFYMVGGIEEAETKAQQLTATQ; this is translated from the exons AGTCAGGGgcgcgtggtggtggcggcgtggcgTGGGGGCGCCGGGGCGGTGCGGGTGGTGCCCTCGGCGGCCCCTCGCGCCGTGCACACGTCGGCCCCGGCGCGGGACAAGAAGGGCAGCAAGGTCCCGCCACTCCGCGATGCCACGGGACGCCCTGTGGCTACCCCTGAGGTGAAGCGCGCAGCGGCCAAAGTGGCGGGCTGGAAGGATACGTGGGACGTCCCCAAGGCGAGCCAGAAGAGCCAGGCTGGCACGCAGCAGGGTGGCTCGCTGCGGGATATCATTCAGGCCCATCCCGAGGTGCTCCGGCCCAGCAGTAAACAAGCTAGCAGCTCCTCTGACAGCGACGCCCCGACACCGCGCCGGCCTACGAGGGGCGCCTCCCCCACCAAGGCGGCTGCCGGCAAGGCAAAGGCTGCTAAAAAGGGAATCTCGGAGGTTGCAGCCGTGAAGGAATCCGTCGTCAATGCGAGGAACTCCAAAAATGGTGTCGCGAAGAAAACCCCGACGGCCGCCGCAGCAAGCGGTGAGGCGGCAGTGAAGGAGGCTGCTCCAAAGACTGAGGCCGCGAAGGAGGCCGCGCCAAAGCCTGAGGCCGCGAAGGAGGCCGCGCCAAAGCCTGAGGCCGCGAAGGAGGCCGCGCCAAAGCCTGAGGCCGCGAAGGAGGCCGCGCCAAAGCCTGAGGCCGCGAAGGAGGCCGCGCCAAAGCCTGAG GCCGCGAAGGAGGCCGCGCCAAAGCCGGAGGCCACAGCCGTGAAA GAGGCTGTGCCGGAGGCCACAGCCGTGAAGGAGGCTGTGCCGGAGGCCACAGCTGTGAAGGAGGCTGTGCCGGAGGCCACAGCCGTGAAGGAGGCTGTGCCGGAGGCCACAGCCATGAAGGAGGCTGTGCCGGAG GCCGTAACCGTGAAGGAGGCTGTGCCGGAGGCCACAGCCATGAAGGAGGCTGTGCCGGAGGTCACAGCCGTGAAAGAGGCCACCACAGCAGCAGCCGTCGAGCCCCCGGGTGTCCCTGGAGTTGAGGCGACAGTCGAGGAGGCAGCCGTAGCTGAGGACACTGCAGGACCTTCTTTGGCGGcagctgctgctggtgctgtcgCCGCTGACGTCCCGCTTTCCACGCTTTCAGAGCAAG gCACCGTGGGTGGAGGCCGCGTGGTGGCTGTCATCGGCGCAGTGGTGGACGTGGCCTTCGAAGGGACGCTGCCGCCTATCCTCAGCGCCCTCGAGGTCACCAACAGACACCCGAGGCTCGTGCTGGAGGTGGCCCAACATCTCGGCGGCAACACTGTACGAACTATCGCCATGGACGGGACGGAGGGACTGGTGAGAGGTCAGGAGGTGAGGGACTCCGGGGGGCCCATCTCCATCCCCGTGGGCGCCGCTACCCTGGGGCGCATCATCAATGTGATAG GGGAGCCCATCGACGAGCGCGGGCCCATCCTCGCTGCCAGCCGTGCGGCCATCCACGCCGAGGCACCGGAGTTCTCGGAGATGAGCGTGGAGCAGGAGATTCTGGTGACGGGCATCAAGGTGGTGGACATGCTGGCGCCGTACTCCAAGGGCGGCAAGATTG GCCTCTTCGGCGGGGCGGGGGTCGGCAAGACGGTTCTCATTATGGAGCTGATCAACAATGTGGCCAAGGCTCACGGCGGCTACTCGGTCTTCGCGGGCGTCGGGGAGCGGACCAGGGAGGGGAACGACCTTTACCACGAGATGATAGAGTCTGGGGTCATCTCCCTCACGGATGACACTTCCAAG gtggcgcTGGTGTACGGGCAGATGAACGAGCCGCCGGGTGCCAGGGCGAGAGTGGCACTGACGGGGCTGACGGTGGCGGAGTACTTCAGGGACCAGGAGGGACAGGACGTGCTATTCTTCGTGGACAACATCTTCAG GTTCACCCAGGCTGGCTCGGAGGTGTCTGCCCTGCTTGGTCGCATCCCCTCAGCTGTAGGTTACCAGCCCACCCTGGCCACCGACATGGGGAGTATGCAGGAgaggatcaccaccaccaccaagggctCCATTACTTCcgtgcag GCCATCTATGTGCCAGCCGATGACCTGACAGACcccgcccccgccaccacctTCGCCCATCTCGACGCTACCACCGTGCTCTCCCGGGGCATCGCTGAGCTGGGCATCTACCCCGCCGTGGACCCCCTGGACTCCACCTCCCGCATCATGGACCCCAATATCATAGGACCCCGCCACTACTCCACGGCGAGAGGAGTCCAGAAGATATTGCAG GACTACAAATCCCTGCAGGACATCATTGCCATCCTGGGTATGGACGAACTCTCCGAGGAGGACAAACTCACAGTGTCACGGGCCCGCAAGGTGCAGCGCTTCATGTCCCAGCCCTTCCAGGTGGCCGAGGTCTTCACGGGCTACGAGGGGAAATTTGTCAGCCTGGAGGAGACCATTAGG aGCTTCGAGGAGATCCTGGCGGGGAAGCATGACAACCTACCCGAGGCGGCCTTCTACATGGTGGGCGGCATCGAGGAGGCGGAGACGAAGGCACAGCAGCTGACGGCgactcagtga
- the LOC126986384 gene encoding ATP synthase subunit beta, mitochondrial-like isoform X35: MYRVTGVIQSQGRVVVAAWRGGAGAVRVVPSAAPRAVHTSAPARDKKGSKVPPLRDATGRPVATPEVKRAAAKVAGWKDTWDVPKASQKSQAGTQQGGSLRDIIQAHPEVLRPSSKQASSSSDSDAPTPRRPTRGASPTKAAAGKAKAAKKGISEVAAVKESVVNARNSKNGVAKKTPTAAAASGEAAKEAAPKPEAAKEAAPKPEAAKEAAPKPEAAKEAAPKPEAAKEAASKPEATAVKVAVPEATAVKEAVPEATAVKEAVPEATAVKEAVPEATAVKEAVPEATAVKEAVPEATAVKEAVPEATAMKEAVPEAVTVKEAVPEATAMKEAVPEVTAVKEATTAAAVEPPGVPGVEATVEEAAVAEDTAGPSLAAAAAGAVAADVPLSTLSEQGTVGGGRVVAVIGAVVDVAFEGTLPPILSALEVTNRHPRLVLEVAQHLGGNTVRTIAMDGTEGLVRGQEVRDSGGPISIPVGAATLGRIINVIGEPIDERGPILAASRAAIHAEAPEFSEMSVEQEILVTGIKVVDMLAPYSKGGKIGLFGGAGVGKTVLIMELINNVAKAHGGYSVFAGVGERTREGNDLYHEMIESGVISLTDDTSKVALVYGQMNEPPGARARVALTGLTVAEYFRDQEGQDVLFFVDNIFRFTQAGSEVSALLGRIPSAVGYQPTLATDMGSMQERITTTTKGSITSVQAIYVPADDLTDPAPATTFAHLDATTVLSRGIAELGIYPAVDPLDSTSRIMDPNIIGPRHYSTARGVQKILQDYKSLQDIIAILGMDELSEEDKLTVSRARKVQRFMSQPFQVAEVFTGYEGKFVSLEETIRSFEEILAGKHDNLPEAAFYMVGGIEEAETKAQQLTATQ; encoded by the exons AGTCAGGGgcgcgtggtggtggcggcgtggcgTGGGGGCGCCGGGGCGGTGCGGGTGGTGCCCTCGGCGGCCCCTCGCGCCGTGCACACGTCGGCCCCGGCGCGGGACAAGAAGGGCAGCAAGGTCCCGCCACTCCGCGATGCCACGGGACGCCCTGTGGCTACCCCTGAGGTGAAGCGCGCAGCGGCCAAAGTGGCGGGCTGGAAGGATACGTGGGACGTCCCCAAGGCGAGCCAGAAGAGCCAGGCTGGCACGCAGCAGGGTGGCTCGCTGCGGGATATCATTCAGGCCCATCCCGAGGTGCTCCGGCCCAGCAGTAAACAAGCTAGCAGCTCCTCTGACAGCGACGCCCCGACACCGCGCCGGCCTACGAGGGGCGCCTCCCCCACCAAGGCGGCTGCCGGCAAGGCAAAGGCTGCTAAAAAGGGAATCTCGGAGGTTGCAGCCGTGAAGGAATCCGTCGTCAATGCGAGGAACTCCAAAAATGGTGTCGCGAAGAAAACCCCGACGGCCGCCGCAGCAAGCGGTGAG GCCGCGAAGGAGGCCGCGCCAAAGCCTGAGGCCGCGAAGGAGGCCGCGCCAAAGCCTGAGGCCGCGAAGGAGGCCGCGCCAAAGCCTGAGGCCGCGAAGGAGGCCGCGCCAAAGCCTGAG GCCGCGAAGGAGGCCGCGTCAAAGCCTGAG GCCACAGCCGTGAAAGTGGCTGTGCCTGAGGCCACAGCCGTGAAGGAGGCTGTGCCTGAGGCCACAGCCGTGAAGGAGGCTGTGCCGGAGGCCACAGCCGTGAAGGAGGCTGTGCCGGAGGCCACAGCCGTGAAGGAGGCTGTGCCGGAGGCCACAGCTGTGAAGGAGGCTGTGCCGGAGGCCACAGCCGTGAAGGAGGCTGTGCCGGAGGCCACAGCCATGAAGGAGGCTGTGCCGGAG GCCGTAACCGTGAAGGAGGCTGTGCCGGAGGCCACAGCCATGAAGGAGGCTGTGCCGGAGGTCACAGCCGTGAAAGAGGCCACCACAGCAGCAGCCGTCGAGCCCCCGGGTGTCCCTGGAGTTGAGGCGACAGTCGAGGAGGCAGCCGTAGCTGAGGACACTGCAGGACCTTCTTTGGCGGcagctgctgctggtgctgtcgCCGCTGACGTCCCGCTTTCCACGCTTTCAGAGCAAG gCACCGTGGGTGGAGGCCGCGTGGTGGCTGTCATCGGCGCAGTGGTGGACGTGGCCTTCGAAGGGACGCTGCCGCCTATCCTCAGCGCCCTCGAGGTCACCAACAGACACCCGAGGCTCGTGCTGGAGGTGGCCCAACATCTCGGCGGCAACACTGTACGAACTATCGCCATGGACGGGACGGAGGGACTGGTGAGAGGTCAGGAGGTGAGGGACTCCGGGGGGCCCATCTCCATCCCCGTGGGCGCCGCTACCCTGGGGCGCATCATCAATGTGATAG GGGAGCCCATCGACGAGCGCGGGCCCATCCTCGCTGCCAGCCGTGCGGCCATCCACGCCGAGGCACCGGAGTTCTCGGAGATGAGCGTGGAGCAGGAGATTCTGGTGACGGGCATCAAGGTGGTGGACATGCTGGCGCCGTACTCCAAGGGCGGCAAGATTG GCCTCTTCGGCGGGGCGGGGGTCGGCAAGACGGTTCTCATTATGGAGCTGATCAACAATGTGGCCAAGGCTCACGGCGGCTACTCGGTCTTCGCGGGCGTCGGGGAGCGGACCAGGGAGGGGAACGACCTTTACCACGAGATGATAGAGTCTGGGGTCATCTCCCTCACGGATGACACTTCCAAG gtggcgcTGGTGTACGGGCAGATGAACGAGCCGCCGGGTGCCAGGGCGAGAGTGGCACTGACGGGGCTGACGGTGGCGGAGTACTTCAGGGACCAGGAGGGACAGGACGTGCTATTCTTCGTGGACAACATCTTCAG GTTCACCCAGGCTGGCTCGGAGGTGTCTGCCCTGCTTGGTCGCATCCCCTCAGCTGTAGGTTACCAGCCCACCCTGGCCACCGACATGGGGAGTATGCAGGAgaggatcaccaccaccaccaagggctCCATTACTTCcgtgcag GCCATCTATGTGCCAGCCGATGACCTGACAGACcccgcccccgccaccacctTCGCCCATCTCGACGCTACCACCGTGCTCTCCCGGGGCATCGCTGAGCTGGGCATCTACCCCGCCGTGGACCCCCTGGACTCCACCTCCCGCATCATGGACCCCAATATCATAGGACCCCGCCACTACTCCACGGCGAGAGGAGTCCAGAAGATATTGCAG GACTACAAATCCCTGCAGGACATCATTGCCATCCTGGGTATGGACGAACTCTCCGAGGAGGACAAACTCACAGTGTCACGGGCCCGCAAGGTGCAGCGCTTCATGTCCCAGCCCTTCCAGGTGGCCGAGGTCTTCACGGGCTACGAGGGGAAATTTGTCAGCCTGGAGGAGACCATTAGG aGCTTCGAGGAGATCCTGGCGGGGAAGCATGACAACCTACCCGAGGCGGCCTTCTACATGGTGGGCGGCATCGAGGAGGCGGAGACGAAGGCACAGCAGCTGACGGCgactcagtga
- the LOC126986384 gene encoding ATP synthase subunit beta, mitochondrial-like isoform X3 — MYRVTGVIQSQGRVVVAAWRGGAGAVRVVPSAAPRAVHTSAPARDKKGSKVPPLRDATGRPVATPEVKRAAAKVAGWKDTWDVPKASQKSQAGTQQGGSLRDIIQAHPEVLRPSSKQASSSSDSDAPTPRRPTRGASPTKAAAGKAKAAKKGISEVAAVKESVVNARNSKNGVAKKTPTAAAASGEAAKEAAPKPEAAKEAAPKPEAAKEAAPKPEAAKEAAPKPEAAKEAAPKPEAAKEAAPKPEAVKETAPKPEAAKEAAPKPEAAKEAAPKPEAAKEAAPKPETAKEAAPKPETAKEAAPKPETAKEAAPKPETAKEAAPKPETAKEAAPKPEAVKEAAPKPEATAVKVAVPEATAVKEAVPEATAVKEAVPEATAVKEAVPEATAVKEAVPEATAVKEAVPEATAVKEAVPEATAMKEAVPEAVTVKEAVPEATAMKEAVPEVTAVKEATTAAAVEPPGVPGVEATVEEAAVAEDTAGPSLAAAAAGAVAADVPLSTLSEQGTVGGGRVVAVIGAVVDVAFEGTLPPILSALEVTNRHPRLVLEVAQHLGGNTVRTIAMDGTEGLVRGQEVRDSGGPISIPVGAATLGRIINVIGEPIDERGPILAASRAAIHAEAPEFSEMSVEQEILVTGIKVVDMLAPYSKGGKIGLFGGAGVGKTVLIMELINNVAKAHGGYSVFAGVGERTREGNDLYHEMIESGVISLTDDTSKVALVYGQMNEPPGARARVALTGLTVAEYFRDQEGQDVLFFVDNIFRFTQAGSEVSALLGRIPSAVGYQPTLATDMGSMQERITTTTKGSITSVQAIYVPADDLTDPAPATTFAHLDATTVLSRGIAELGIYPAVDPLDSTSRIMDPNIIGPRHYSTARGVQKILQDYKSLQDIIAILGMDELSEEDKLTVSRARKVQRFMSQPFQVAEVFTGYEGKFVSLEETIRSFEEILAGKHDNLPEAAFYMVGGIEEAETKAQQLTATQ, encoded by the exons AGTCAGGGgcgcgtggtggtggcggcgtggcgTGGGGGCGCCGGGGCGGTGCGGGTGGTGCCCTCGGCGGCCCCTCGCGCCGTGCACACGTCGGCCCCGGCGCGGGACAAGAAGGGCAGCAAGGTCCCGCCACTCCGCGATGCCACGGGACGCCCTGTGGCTACCCCTGAGGTGAAGCGCGCAGCGGCCAAAGTGGCGGGCTGGAAGGATACGTGGGACGTCCCCAAGGCGAGCCAGAAGAGCCAGGCTGGCACGCAGCAGGGTGGCTCGCTGCGGGATATCATTCAGGCCCATCCCGAGGTGCTCCGGCCCAGCAGTAAACAAGCTAGCAGCTCCTCTGACAGCGACGCCCCGACACCGCGCCGGCCTACGAGGGGCGCCTCCCCCACCAAGGCGGCTGCCGGCAAGGCAAAGGCTGCTAAAAAGGGAATCTCGGAGGTTGCAGCCGTGAAGGAATCCGTCGTCAATGCGAGGAACTCCAAAAATGGTGTCGCGAAGAAAACCCCGACGGCCGCCGCAGCAAGCGGTGAG GCCGCGAAGGAGGCCGCGCCAAAGCCTGAGGCCGCGAAGGAGGCCGCGCCAAAGCCTGAGGCCGCGAAGGAGGCCGCGCCAAAGCCTGAG GCCGCGAAGGAGGCCGCGCCAAAGCCTGAGGCCGCGAAGGAGGCCGCGCCAAAGCCTGAGGCCGCGAAGGAGGCCGCGCCAAAGCCTGAGGCTGTGAAGGAGACCGCGCCAAAGCCTGAGGCCGCGAAGGAGGCCGCGCCAAAGCCTGAG GCCGCGAAGGAGGCCGCGCCAAAGCCTGAGGCCGCGAAGGAGGCCGCGCCAAAGCCTGAGACCGCGAAGGAGGCCGCGCCAAAGCCTGAGACCGCGAAGGAGGCCGCGCCAAAGCCTGAGACCGCGAAGGAGGCCGCGCCAAAGCCTGAGACCGCGAAGGAGGCCGCGCCAAAGCCTGAGACCGCGAAGGAGGCCGCGCCAAAGCCTGAGGCTGTGAAGGAGGCCGCGCCAAAGCCTGAG GCCACAGCCGTGAAAGTGGCTGTGCCTGAGGCCACAGCCGTGAAGGAGGCTGTGCCTGAGGCCACAGCCGTGAAGGAGGCTGTGCCGGAGGCCACAGCCGTGAAGGAGGCTGTGCCGGAGGCCACAGCCGTGAAGGAGGCTGTGCCGGAGGCCACAGCTGTGAAGGAGGCTGTGCCGGAGGCCACAGCCGTGAAGGAGGCTGTGCCGGAGGCCACAGCCATGAAGGAGGCTGTGCCGGAG GCCGTAACCGTGAAGGAGGCTGTGCCGGAGGCCACAGCCATGAAGGAGGCTGTGCCGGAGGTCACAGCCGTGAAAGAGGCCACCACAGCAGCAGCCGTCGAGCCCCCGGGTGTCCCTGGAGTTGAGGCGACAGTCGAGGAGGCAGCCGTAGCTGAGGACACTGCAGGACCTTCTTTGGCGGcagctgctgctggtgctgtcgCCGCTGACGTCCCGCTTTCCACGCTTTCAGAGCAAG gCACCGTGGGTGGAGGCCGCGTGGTGGCTGTCATCGGCGCAGTGGTGGACGTGGCCTTCGAAGGGACGCTGCCGCCTATCCTCAGCGCCCTCGAGGTCACCAACAGACACCCGAGGCTCGTGCTGGAGGTGGCCCAACATCTCGGCGGCAACACTGTACGAACTATCGCCATGGACGGGACGGAGGGACTGGTGAGAGGTCAGGAGGTGAGGGACTCCGGGGGGCCCATCTCCATCCCCGTGGGCGCCGCTACCCTGGGGCGCATCATCAATGTGATAG GGGAGCCCATCGACGAGCGCGGGCCCATCCTCGCTGCCAGCCGTGCGGCCATCCACGCCGAGGCACCGGAGTTCTCGGAGATGAGCGTGGAGCAGGAGATTCTGGTGACGGGCATCAAGGTGGTGGACATGCTGGCGCCGTACTCCAAGGGCGGCAAGATTG GCCTCTTCGGCGGGGCGGGGGTCGGCAAGACGGTTCTCATTATGGAGCTGATCAACAATGTGGCCAAGGCTCACGGCGGCTACTCGGTCTTCGCGGGCGTCGGGGAGCGGACCAGGGAGGGGAACGACCTTTACCACGAGATGATAGAGTCTGGGGTCATCTCCCTCACGGATGACACTTCCAAG gtggcgcTGGTGTACGGGCAGATGAACGAGCCGCCGGGTGCCAGGGCGAGAGTGGCACTGACGGGGCTGACGGTGGCGGAGTACTTCAGGGACCAGGAGGGACAGGACGTGCTATTCTTCGTGGACAACATCTTCAG GTTCACCCAGGCTGGCTCGGAGGTGTCTGCCCTGCTTGGTCGCATCCCCTCAGCTGTAGGTTACCAGCCCACCCTGGCCACCGACATGGGGAGTATGCAGGAgaggatcaccaccaccaccaagggctCCATTACTTCcgtgcag GCCATCTATGTGCCAGCCGATGACCTGACAGACcccgcccccgccaccacctTCGCCCATCTCGACGCTACCACCGTGCTCTCCCGGGGCATCGCTGAGCTGGGCATCTACCCCGCCGTGGACCCCCTGGACTCCACCTCCCGCATCATGGACCCCAATATCATAGGACCCCGCCACTACTCCACGGCGAGAGGAGTCCAGAAGATATTGCAG GACTACAAATCCCTGCAGGACATCATTGCCATCCTGGGTATGGACGAACTCTCCGAGGAGGACAAACTCACAGTGTCACGGGCCCGCAAGGTGCAGCGCTTCATGTCCCAGCCCTTCCAGGTGGCCGAGGTCTTCACGGGCTACGAGGGGAAATTTGTCAGCCTGGAGGAGACCATTAGG aGCTTCGAGGAGATCCTGGCGGGGAAGCATGACAACCTACCCGAGGCGGCCTTCTACATGGTGGGCGGCATCGAGGAGGCGGAGACGAAGGCACAGCAGCTGACGGCgactcagtga
- the LOC126986384 gene encoding ATP synthase subunit beta, mitochondrial-like isoform X43, whose amino-acid sequence MYRVTGVIQSQGRVVVAAWRGGAGAVRVVPSAAPRAVHTSAPARDKKGSKVPPLRDATGRPVATPEVKRAAAKVAGWKDTWDVPKASQKSQAGTQQGGSLRDIIQAHPEVLRPSSKQASSSSDSDAPTPRRPTRGASPTKAAAGKAKAAKKGISEVAAVKESVVNARNSKNGVAKKTPTAAAASGEAAKEAAPKPEAAKEAAPKPEAAKEAAPKPEAAKEAASKPEATAVKVAVPEATAVKEAVPEATAVKEAVPEATAVKEAVPEATAVKEAVPEATAVKEAVPEATAVKEAVPEATAMKEAVPEAVTVKEAVPEATAMKEAVPEVTAVKEATTAAAVEPPGVPGVEATVEEAAVAEDTAGPSLAAAAAGAVAADVPLSTLSEQGTVGGGRVVAVIGAVVDVAFEGTLPPILSALEVTNRHPRLVLEVAQHLGGNTVRTIAMDGTEGLVRGQEVRDSGGPISIPVGAATLGRIINVIGEPIDERGPILAASRAAIHAEAPEFSEMSVEQEILVTGIKVVDMLAPYSKGGKIGLFGGAGVGKTVLIMELINNVAKAHGGYSVFAGVGERTREGNDLYHEMIESGVISLTDDTSKVALVYGQMNEPPGARARVALTGLTVAEYFRDQEGQDVLFFVDNIFRFTQAGSEVSALLGRIPSAVGYQPTLATDMGSMQERITTTTKGSITSVQAIYVPADDLTDPAPATTFAHLDATTVLSRGIAELGIYPAVDPLDSTSRIMDPNIIGPRHYSTARGVQKILQDYKSLQDIIAILGMDELSEEDKLTVSRARKVQRFMSQPFQVAEVFTGYEGKFVSLEETIRSFEEILAGKHDNLPEAAFYMVGGIEEAETKAQQLTATQ is encoded by the exons AGTCAGGGgcgcgtggtggtggcggcgtggcgTGGGGGCGCCGGGGCGGTGCGGGTGGTGCCCTCGGCGGCCCCTCGCGCCGTGCACACGTCGGCCCCGGCGCGGGACAAGAAGGGCAGCAAGGTCCCGCCACTCCGCGATGCCACGGGACGCCCTGTGGCTACCCCTGAGGTGAAGCGCGCAGCGGCCAAAGTGGCGGGCTGGAAGGATACGTGGGACGTCCCCAAGGCGAGCCAGAAGAGCCAGGCTGGCACGCAGCAGGGTGGCTCGCTGCGGGATATCATTCAGGCCCATCCCGAGGTGCTCCGGCCCAGCAGTAAACAAGCTAGCAGCTCCTCTGACAGCGACGCCCCGACACCGCGCCGGCCTACGAGGGGCGCCTCCCCCACCAAGGCGGCTGCCGGCAAGGCAAAGGCTGCTAAAAAGGGAATCTCGGAGGTTGCAGCCGTGAAGGAATCCGTCGTCAATGCGAGGAACTCCAAAAATGGTGTCGCGAAGAAAACCCCGACGGCCGCCGCAGCAAGCGGTGAG GCCGCGAAGGAGGCCGCGCCAAAGCCTGAGGCCGCGAAGGAGGCCGCGCCAAAGCCTGAGGCCGCGAAGGAGGCCGCGCCAAAGCCTGAG GCCGCGAAGGAGGCCGCGTCAAAGCCTGAG GCCACAGCCGTGAAAGTGGCTGTGCCTGAGGCCACAGCCGTGAAGGAGGCTGTGCCTGAGGCCACAGCCGTGAAGGAGGCTGTGCCGGAGGCCACAGCCGTGAAGGAGGCTGTGCCGGAGGCCACAGCCGTGAAGGAGGCTGTGCCGGAGGCCACAGCTGTGAAGGAGGCTGTGCCGGAGGCCACAGCCGTGAAGGAGGCTGTGCCGGAGGCCACAGCCATGAAGGAGGCTGTGCCGGAG GCCGTAACCGTGAAGGAGGCTGTGCCGGAGGCCACAGCCATGAAGGAGGCTGTGCCGGAGGTCACAGCCGTGAAAGAGGCCACCACAGCAGCAGCCGTCGAGCCCCCGGGTGTCCCTGGAGTTGAGGCGACAGTCGAGGAGGCAGCCGTAGCTGAGGACACTGCAGGACCTTCTTTGGCGGcagctgctgctggtgctgtcgCCGCTGACGTCCCGCTTTCCACGCTTTCAGAGCAAG gCACCGTGGGTGGAGGCCGCGTGGTGGCTGTCATCGGCGCAGTGGTGGACGTGGCCTTCGAAGGGACGCTGCCGCCTATCCTCAGCGCCCTCGAGGTCACCAACAGACACCCGAGGCTCGTGCTGGAGGTGGCCCAACATCTCGGCGGCAACACTGTACGAACTATCGCCATGGACGGGACGGAGGGACTGGTGAGAGGTCAGGAGGTGAGGGACTCCGGGGGGCCCATCTCCATCCCCGTGGGCGCCGCTACCCTGGGGCGCATCATCAATGTGATAG GGGAGCCCATCGACGAGCGCGGGCCCATCCTCGCTGCCAGCCGTGCGGCCATCCACGCCGAGGCACCGGAGTTCTCGGAGATGAGCGTGGAGCAGGAGATTCTGGTGACGGGCATCAAGGTGGTGGACATGCTGGCGCCGTACTCCAAGGGCGGCAAGATTG GCCTCTTCGGCGGGGCGGGGGTCGGCAAGACGGTTCTCATTATGGAGCTGATCAACAATGTGGCCAAGGCTCACGGCGGCTACTCGGTCTTCGCGGGCGTCGGGGAGCGGACCAGGGAGGGGAACGACCTTTACCACGAGATGATAGAGTCTGGGGTCATCTCCCTCACGGATGACACTTCCAAG gtggcgcTGGTGTACGGGCAGATGAACGAGCCGCCGGGTGCCAGGGCGAGAGTGGCACTGACGGGGCTGACGGTGGCGGAGTACTTCAGGGACCAGGAGGGACAGGACGTGCTATTCTTCGTGGACAACATCTTCAG GTTCACCCAGGCTGGCTCGGAGGTGTCTGCCCTGCTTGGTCGCATCCCCTCAGCTGTAGGTTACCAGCCCACCCTGGCCACCGACATGGGGAGTATGCAGGAgaggatcaccaccaccaccaagggctCCATTACTTCcgtgcag GCCATCTATGTGCCAGCCGATGACCTGACAGACcccgcccccgccaccacctTCGCCCATCTCGACGCTACCACCGTGCTCTCCCGGGGCATCGCTGAGCTGGGCATCTACCCCGCCGTGGACCCCCTGGACTCCACCTCCCGCATCATGGACCCCAATATCATAGGACCCCGCCACTACTCCACGGCGAGAGGAGTCCAGAAGATATTGCAG GACTACAAATCCCTGCAGGACATCATTGCCATCCTGGGTATGGACGAACTCTCCGAGGAGGACAAACTCACAGTGTCACGGGCCCGCAAGGTGCAGCGCTTCATGTCCCAGCCCTTCCAGGTGGCCGAGGTCTTCACGGGCTACGAGGGGAAATTTGTCAGCCTGGAGGAGACCATTAGG aGCTTCGAGGAGATCCTGGCGGGGAAGCATGACAACCTACCCGAGGCGGCCTTCTACATGGTGGGCGGCATCGAGGAGGCGGAGACGAAGGCACAGCAGCTGACGGCgactcagtga